A region from the Metarhizium brunneum chromosome 7, complete sequence genome encodes:
- the ASGL1 gene encoding Isoaspartyl peptidase/L-asparaginase 1, with amino-acid sequence MGPVGIVLHGGASESWVGDAASFEATNAFLDTLVSKAEASLRQGATAVDVAAEVVAELEDFPEFNAGKGSAVNMDGGFELEAGIVNGADSAYRAAVCLRTTKNPVRLARAMLDRRGPTAPVLMAGVGGDQLARRLGLETVDNGYFGTERRLSYWRQKRPDASEHGTVGAVVLDARGNVAAANSTGGMTMKPVGRVGDTAILGSGLYADERVAVACSGGGEAIMTSMLAGRIANLYRGGAGIARAVEQAVWEATRRCPSISCGVIAITSDGEQTAQCNSRIFNTASAGDAARCERHVGLLRCTMPVIGPLCCYDDDLLRIGVSKHPTRPGQLTFQLKGASLADMDREQVFALFGTLRRAAKALVELVGSPVSDVAMMTWPGGDGGHLFPVHIRRDSEGEDGGEDGKDSAERHTAMFHETSMVIRRAGVGDGACRQSGRRGLLLVGEAEAQGAVGALWGALQGGLREALQLEGPRSPCSGPRSPSARSWSLLVDPAAAGRGEVLVASSFPDHHWPSPAPFASGTHDAEFTAALGPRSWDLDGLRCVADGLREKLGGPAGVQSGSM; translated from the exons ATGGGTCCCGTAGGAATCGTCCTCCACGGAGGCGCCTCGGAGTCGTGGGTAGGCGACGCCGCGAGCTTCGAAGCCACCAACGCCTTCCTCGACACCTTGGTCAGCAAGGCCGAAGCCTCTCTCCGGCAGGGCGCCACGGCCGTCGACGTGGCGGCCGAGGTGGtggcggagctggaggacTTCCCCGAGTTCAACGCGGGCAAGGGGTCCGCCGTGAACATGGACGGCGGCTTCGAG CTCGAGGCGGGCATCGTCAACGGCGCAGACTCTGCGTACCGCGCGGCGGTCTGCCTGCGGACGACCAAGAACCCGGTCAGGCTGGCGCGGGCGATGCTCGACCGGCGAGGCCCGACGGCGCCCGTGTTGATGGcgggcgtcggcggcgaccAGCTCGCGCGTCGGCTGGGGCTGGAAACGGTGGACAACGGCTACTTTGGCACGGAGCGACGGCTGAGCTACTGGCGCCAGAAGCGGCCCGACGCGTCTGAGCACGGCAccgtcggcgccgtggtGCTGGATGCGCGCGGCAACGTCGCCGCGGCCAATTCCACCGGCGGCATGACCATGAAGCCCGTCGGGAGGGTGGGCGACACGGCCATCCTGGGCTCCGGGCTGTACGCGGACGAGCGGGTAGCCGTGGCATG CAGCGGCGGAGgcgaggccatcatgacgagCATGCTGGCCGgccgcatcgccaacttGTACCGGGGCGGCGCTGGTATCGCCCGGGCCGTCGAGCAGGCCGTCTGGGAGGCGACGCGGCGCTGCCCGTCCATCTCGTGCGgcgtcatcgccatcacgTCGGACGGCGAGCAGACGGCCCAGTGCAACAGCAGGATCTTCaacacggcctcggcgggcgACGCGGCGCGATGCGAGCGACACGTCGGGCTGCTTCGCTGCACCATGCCCGTCATCGGCCCCCTGTGCTgctacgacgacgacctgcTGCGCATCGGCGTGTCCAAGCACCCGACGCGGCCGGGCCAGCTGACGTTCCAGCTCAAGGGCGCCAGTctcgccgacatggacaggGAGCAGGTGTTTGCCCTGTTTGGCACCCTGCGACGCGCCGCAAAGGCTCTGGTCGAGCTTGTCGGGTCGCCCGTGTCGgatgtggccatgatgacttggcccggcggcgacggcggccaccTGTTCCCGGTGCACATCCGACGCGATTCCGAAGGGGAAGACGGgggcgaggacggcaaggacAGCGCCGAGAGGCACACGGCCATGTTCCACGAGACGTCCATGGTGATTCGGCGGGCGGGCGTGGGAGATGGTGCATGTCGGCAGAGTGGCCGGCGCGGGCTGCTCCTGgtgggcgaggccgaggcgcaGGGGGCGGTTGGGGCGCTGTGGGGGGCCCTGCAGGGCGGCCTGCGGGAGGCCTTGCAGCTGGAGGGCCCCCGGAGCCCCTGTAGCGGCCCCCGCAGCCCCAGTGCCCGGAGCTGGTCCCTGCTGGTGGAcccggcggcggctgggcgCGGCGAGGTGCTGGTGGCCTCGTCGTTCCCCGACCACCACTGGCCCAGCCCTGCTCCTTTTGCATCTGGTACGCACGATGCAGAGTTTACGGCCGCCCTGGGGCCCAGGAGCTGGGATCTCGACGGCCTGCGCTGTGTGGCCGACGGGTTGCGGGAGAAGCTGGGCGGGCCGGCTGGCGTCCAGTCTGGCAGCATGTAG
- the OPT5 gene encoding Oligopeptide transporter 5, whose amino-acid sequence MSKPRADKSPDVVQTSSEDGHTGVTDSPENGDTIYVNGHPVIRNGADVSRFLVSDRDDGDAALTFRSMVLGTAFTALSSVITMLYTFKPTQMQVSAVFIQLLVYIAGQAWALATPPPDRVKWPWLRRVLGFLNSGQPFGIKEHVVASLIASSGNNGLSGVEIYAVERLFYDRAVSATTAVLGTFSISLCGFVLAGVLRPLIVYPAEMVYWSTLPQVVLYQNLHFDQRENRSRLVKFGWAMAMAAAWQVFPAYVVPWFGGISVFCLASMGAPIATRRVFTTVFGGASPNEGLGLLNFSLDWQYIQSGFLSLPLKQQLNSWIGYGIWYVAMLGLYYNNAWGAKRFPFMSTSLFNGNGTRFNTTSILNGEGTIDQDRLDAVGLPYMTATTVWGYLTANLAIGALITHVLIFYGKDMALAWKQARTRAQPDPHYRAMLRYNEVPMWWYAALFVLCFVAGLVVNVKGETTLPAWGYVVALLVGACIAPFSCFLYGLYGTGIGTNQLSKMVAGAVHPGRPLANLYFASWSHQVILLAVNLANWLKVGQYTKIPHRVMFGTQVYGTLLGAGFNYAVMTTIVSNQRRVLLDPAGTNIWSGSTYQSLNSQAITWALAGQMYAAGGRYVLVPLGLLIGAVLPVLHWALGRAWPRIRAWPINTAIVSSYAGQVYYGNTSWIWSSIAVGVLSQLWLRRRLPGIYNKYNYLIGAALDGGSQIVIFVLSFAVFGASGQGHPFPTWWGNPEGSPDHCL is encoded by the exons ATGTCTAAGCCGCGGGCAGACAAAAGCCCCGATGTGGTACAGACGTCTTCAGAGGATGGGCACACGGGGGTCACAGACTCACCAGAAAATGGCGACACCATCTACGTCAACGGGCATCCGGTCATTCGCAACG GAGCCGACGTGTCGCGGTTTCTCGTCTCAGATcgcgacgatggcgacgcaGCGCTCACCTTTCGGTCCATGGTCCTGGGCACGGCCTTCACAGCGCTGTCCAGCGTCATCACCATGCTATACACATTCAAGCCGACGCAGATGCAGGTGTCGGCCGTCTTTATACAGC TTCTGGTCTACATTGCCGGCCAGGCGTGGGCGCTGGCAACACCGCCCCCGGACAGAGTGaaatggccatggctccgCCGTGTCCTTGGATTCCTCAACTCCGGCCAGCCGTTCGGCATCAAGGAACACGTCGTGGCGTCCCTGATTGCGTCCTCCGGGAACAACGGCCTTTCCGGCGTCGAGATATACGCCGTGGAAAGGCTATTCTACGACCGGGCCGTGTCCGCGACGACGGCCGTCCTGGGCACCTTTTCCATCTCGCTGTGCGGCTTCGTCCTGGCCGGCGTGCTGCGGCCGCTCATCGTCTATCCCGCCGAGATGGTGTACTGGTCGACGCTGCCGCAGGTCGTGCTCTACCAGAACCTGCACTTTGACCAGCGCGAGAACCGCTCCCGCCTGGTCAAGTTTGGCTGGgcgatggccatggccgccgcgtGGCAAGTGTTTCCCGCCTACGTGGTGCCGTGGTTCGGCGGCATCTCTGTCTTCTGCCTGGCGTCGATGGGTGCGCCCATCGCAACGCGGCGCGTCTTCACCaccgtctttggcggcgcgtCTCCCAACGAGGGGCTTGGCTTGCTCAACTTTTCCCTCGACTGGCAGTACATCCAGAGCGGGTTCTTGTCCCTGCCGCTGAAGCAGCAGTTGAATTCGTGGATTGGCTATGGGATATGGTACGTGGCGATGCTGGGGCTCTATTACAACAACGCCTGGGGCGCCAAACGCTTCCCGTTCATGTCGACGTCGCTTttcaacggcaacggcacgAGATTCAACACGACGTCCATCCTCAACGGGGAGGGGACCATTGACCAAGACAGGCTTGACGCCGTGGGCCTTCCCTATATGACGGCCACCACGGTCTGGGGCTACTTGACGGCAaacttggccattggcgcccTCATCACCCACGTCTTGATCTTCTacggcaaggacatggcTCTCGCGTGGAAGCAGGCGCGCACCAGGGCCCAACCGGATCCGCACTACCGAGCCATGCTCAGGTACAACGAGGTCCCCATGTGGTGGTACGCGGCGCTTTTCGTGCTCTGCTTTGTCGCCGGGCTGGTGGTCAACGTCAAGGGAGAAACCACGCTGCCGGCATGGGGATACGTGGTCGCGCTCCTCGTGGGAGCGTGCATCGCCCCCTTCTCCTGCTTCCTCTACGGCCTCTACGGCACCGGCATCGGCACCAACCAGCTTTCCAAAATGgtcgccggcgccgtgcACCCGGGCCGGCCGCTGGCCAACCTCTACTTTGCGAGCTGGTCGCACCAGGTGATCCTGCTGGCCGTCAACCTGGCCAACTGGCTCAAGGTCGGGCAGTACACCAAGATCCCGCACCGCGTCATGTTCGGCACCCAGGTCTACGGCACGCTGCTCGGCGCGGGATTCAACTATGCCGTCATGACGACAATCGTCTCCAACCAGCGCCGTGTTCTCCTCGACCCCGCGGGGACCAACATCTGGAGCGGGTCAACGTACCAGAGCCTCAACTCGCAGGCCATTACGTGGGCGCTCGCCGGGCAAATgtacgccgccggcggccgctACGTGCTTGTCCCCCTGGGCCTGCTTATCGGGGCGGTGCTGCCGGTTCTGCATTGGGCCCTGGGCAGGGCGTGGCCGCGGATTCGGGCGTGGCCGATCAACACGGCGATTGTGTCGTCGTATGCCGGACAGGTGTATTACGGCAACACGTCCTGGATTTGGTCGTCCATTGCCGTTGGCGTCTTGTCGCAGCTGTGGCTTCGCAGAAGGCTGCCGGGGATATACAACAAGTACAACTATCTCATCGGCGCGGCGTTGGACGGCGGATCGCAGATTGTCATTTTTGTCTTGTCgtttgccgtctttggcgcgAGCGGTCAGGGGCATCCGTTTCCTACTTGGTGGGGGAATCCAGAAGGCAGTCCTGACCATTGTCTTtga
- the ATG26 gene encoding Sterol 3-beta-glucosyltransferase codes for MESMDPKSIDTTHNDVPTPRLQPPDEPAAKHASSDDPQSRNNATAVPPPPPAQSFPGKLDIPSRPVTDNQLRKKSAPLPTGHGSSARRPSALERWQTTTYEDTRQRAESIPSRAWIPLMGQFSAHGDESDSSSDDDFLDDDATDHPPTKPPADAQRVGSTGAGARAPKKTLMRRILMMNEHCKSTGRARRDGRLCITVHETAHTGYLANALGAVAHSMRPNRNKTGTSPKAIPPAPVIQPRLNIVVMVVGSRGDVQPFLRIGKYIKEEFGHRVRIATHPVFRDLVEKDTGLEFFSVGGDPSELMAFMVKNPGMIPTLETVKAGEIGRRRAAMAEMFDGFWRACIHATEDETTDLTSKTMDERDVFIADAIIANPPSFAHIHCAEALGLPLHLVFTFPYTPTQAFPHPLASIKKSNVDQGYTNFISYPLVEIMTWQGLGDLVNDFRVNTLALDPVSTLWAPCATYRMHVPFTYLWSPGLVPKPEDWGEEIDVSGFVFLDLASAFKPPKDLVDFLEAGEPPIYIGFGSIVVDDAERFTDMIFDAIEAAGVRALVSRGWGGFGRDSVPDNIFMLDNTPHDWLFPKVRGCVHHGGAGTTAIGLKCGLPTMIVPFFGDQYFWGSMVGKSGAGPEPVPYKHLTSDKLAEGIRYLLTDEAKSAAVKIAESINKEGDGAINTVASFAKHLRLYGPPSLGCCILQARAAVWKVKGTHISLGVLAAQILVKSGLLKWKNLRLVRHTEWNDFEGPGEPVTAVAESLKNSLRDIFGGIGSAPVRLGRTANRRVRHRMRTMQDKGSKTGDEPSGDQVDEKAPETTPTTNESQKGRKKSLTPVPGLDQYAVDISKSVGQTVLAIARAPTHLVVALAQGFHNAPRLYGDDTVRRPTRVTGIRSGLVASRKEFVYGLYDGVTGVVRLPIQGAKNEGVIGFLKGTGMGISGLVLKPISAVVGPIGYSMQGLLKQAQRRRSPQKFVRRARIAQGQRELQSLDETEGKTVRDQVLAGWQVMQRLTRAIADEEDKRGIAGQLDKVSLDTAFLFASVDRAKTCLEELNSGRSLQEVMAGYRDWNHKAQDPMTLQRGTWSSN; via the coding sequence ATGGAGAGCATGGACCCAAAGTCGATCGATACAACGCACAATGACGTTCCGACTCCTCGTCTTCAACCCCCCGACGAACCAGCCGCGAAACATGCATCGAGCGACGACCCTCAGTCTCGAAACAATGCTACGGCggtaccaccaccaccaccagcacaGAGCTTTCCGGGCAAACTCGACATACCCTCGCGACCTGTGACGGACAATCAATTGAGGAAGAAGTCTGCGCCATTGCCGACTGGCCATGGATCTTCGGCTCGTAGACCTTCAGCACTCGAGAGGTGGCAGACGACCACGTACGAGGATACAAGGCAGAGGGCTGAGTCGATTCCGAGCCGAGCATGGATACCTTTGATGGGACAATTTTCCGCGCATGGAGACGAATCCGACTCCTCATCCGATGATGACTTCCTCGACGATGACGCGACCGACCATCCACCGACAAAACCTCCTGCCGATGCCCAACGTGTGGGGAGCACAGGCGCAGGTGCGAGAGCACCAAAGAAAAccttgatgaggaggatCCTGATGATGAATGAGCACTGTAAAAGCACGGGACGGGCAAGGAGGGACGGTCGACTATGCATTACGGTTCACGAGACGGCGCACACTGGTTACTTGGCGAATGCTCTTGGAGCCGTTGCCCACAGCATGCGGCCCAACAGGAACAAGACTGGCACGTCGCCAAAGGCCATCCCCCCGGCTCCTGTAATACAACCGCGCCTGAATATTGTCGTCATGGTCGTCGGGTCTCGTGGCGATGTTCAGCCATTCCTCCGAATTGGCAAGTACATCAAGGAAGAGTTTGGACATCGCGTCCGCATCGCCACCCATCCCGTCTTCCGAGATCTCGTCGAAAAGGATACGGGCCTGGAATTCTTCTCTGTTGGCGGTGACCCTTCTGAGCTCATGGCGTTCATGGTAAAGAATCCGGGCATGATTCCGACCCTCGAGACCGTGAAGGCTGGGGAGATTGGAAGGCGGcgcgcggccatggcggaaaTGTTTGATGGATTCTGGAGGGCCTGTATCCACGCCACTGAAGATGAGACAACCGATCTTACATCCAAGACGATGGACGAGAGAGATGTCTTTATTGCCGATGCTATTATTGCTAATCCACCTAGCTTTGCGCACATTCACTGCGCCGAGGCCCTGGGTCTTCCCCTTCACTTGGTCTTTACCTTTCCGTATACACCAACCCAGGCTTTTCCGCATCCCCTCGCCAGCATCAAGAAATCCAATGTCGATCAGGGGTACACAAACTTCATCTCCTACCCGCTTGTCGAGATTATGACTTGGCAAGGTCTAGGAGACCTGGTCAACGACTTTCGTGTCAATACTCTCGCTTTAGATCCCGTATCGACCCTGTGGGCGCCATGCGCGACGTACCGCATGCACGTACCGTTCACGTACCTATGGTCACCGGGTTTAGTGCCGAAACCAGAGGATTGGGGCGAAGAAATTGACGTGTCAGGGTTTGTTTTCCTTGACCTCGCTTCTGCATTCAAACCCCCAAAAGACTTGGTGGACTTTCTCGAAGCAGGAGAGCCTCCTATATACATTGGTTTTGGCTCCATTGTAGTGGACGACGCAGAGCGGTTTACAGACATGATCTTTGATGCAATAGAAGCTGCCGGCGTCAGAGCCCTCGTGTCAAGAGGATGGGGCGGATTTGGCCGAGATAGCGTCCCTGACAACATCTTCATGCTTGACAACACGCCCCACGACTGGCTGTTTCCAAAGGTCAGGGGCTGTGTTcaccacggcggcgcaggtACAACCGCGATTGGTCTGAAATGCGGCCTCCCTACCATGATTGTGCCCTTCTTTGGCGACCAGTACTTCTGGGGGAGTATGGTGGGCAAGTCTGGCGCTGGTCCTGAACCCGTGCCATATAAGCATTTGACGTCTGACAAGCTAGCCGAGGGCATCCGGTACCTACTTACTGATGAAGCCAAGTCTGCCGCAGTCAAGATTGCCGAGTCAATTAATAAAGAAGGAGACGGCGCAATAAATACAGTCGCTTCCTTTGCGAAACACTTGAGACTCTATGGCCCCCCGAGTCTTGGTTGCTGCATACTTCAAGCACGGGCTGCTGTCTGGAAGGTCAAGGGCACCCATATCTCACTGGGCGTTTTGGCAGCCCAAATACTTGTCAAGAGCGGACTGCTGAAATGGAAAAACTTACGACTCGTACGGCATACGGAATGGAATGACTTTGAAGGTCCAGGTGAGCCTGTGACAGCCGTCGCCGAGTCATTGAAAAATTCTTTGCGAGACATATTTGGCGGCATTGGAAGTGCTCCAGTTCGGCTTGGTAGAACTGCAAACCGGCGAGTCAGGCACCGCATGAGGACGATGCAGGATAAGGGAAGCAAGACTGGCGACGAGCCCTCGGGGGATCAGGTCGATGAGAAGGCTCCAGAAACGACGCCGACAACGAATGAGAGCCAGAAAGGTCGCAAGAAGTCACTTACGCCGGTGCCAGGGCTGGACCAGTATGCCGTCGACATATCGAAGAGTGTCGGTCAGACGGTGTTGGCTATTGCCAGAGCTCCAACTCACCTCGTTGTCGCTCTCGCGCAAGGCTTCCACAATGCGCCTAGATTATACGGTGACGACACGGTTCGTCGGCCCACGCGGGTCACCGGCATTCGCTCCGGCCTGGTGGCATCGCGGAAGGAGTTTGTGTATGGCTTATATGACGGTGTCACTGGCGTTGTTCGCCTTCCAATTCAGGGGGCAAAGAACGAGGGTGTAATTGGCTTCCTGAAAGGAACGGGAATGGGGATCAGCGGATTGGTCTTGAAGCCGATATCAGCCGTCGTCGGGCCCATTGGATATAGCATGCAAGGGCTTTTGAAGCAGGCGCAGCGCCGACGCAGCCCGCAGAAGTTTGTGCGACGCGCTCGCATTGCGCAGGGTCAACGGGAGTTGCAATCTTTGGATGAGACGGAGGGCAAAACGGTACGGGACCAGGTGCTGGCTGGGTGGCAGGTCATGCAGCGCTTGACTCGGGCAATTGCTGATGAGGAAGACAAGAGGGGCATTGCTGGCCAGCTCGACAAAGTGTCCCTCGACACAGCCTTCTTGTTTGCGAGCGTCGACAGGGCAAAGACGTGCTTGGAAGAATTGAATTCCGGCAGAAGCCTGCAGGAAGTCATGGCCGGGTACAGAGACTGGAACCACAAGGCACAGGATCCCATGACTCTACAGAGAGGGACGTGGAGCAGTAATTGA